One part of the Parabacteroides distasonis ATCC 8503 genome encodes these proteins:
- the rpsM gene encoding 30S ribosomal protein S13: MAIRIVGVDLPQNKRGEIALTYIYGIGRSAAKSVLDKAGVDRDIKVKDWTDDQAAKVREVIGAEYKVEGDLRSEVQLNIKRLMDIGCYRGVRHRVGLPLRGQSTKNNARTRKGKKKTVANKKKATK; this comes from the coding sequence ATGGCTATAAGAATAGTTGGTGTAGACTTGCCACAAAATAAAAGAGGAGAAATCGCTTTGACTTATATCTATGGTATTGGTCGTAGCGCTGCAAAATCCGTATTAGATAAGGCTGGGGTTGATCGTGATATCAAAGTTAAGGATTGGACAGACGATCAAGCCGCAAAAGTTCGTGAAGTCATTGGCGCTGAGTACAAGGTTGAAGGTGACCTTCGTTCAGAAGTTCAGTTGAACATCAAGCGTCTGATGGATATTGGTTGCTACAGAGGTGTTCGTCACCGTGTTGGTCTGCCTTTGAGAGGCCAAAGCACAAAGAACAACGCTCGTACTCGTAAGGGTAAGAAGAAAACTGTTGCAAATAAGAAAAAAGCTACTAAATAA
- the ykgO gene encoding type B 50S ribosomal protein L36: protein MKVRASLKKRTPECKIVRRKGRLYVINKKNPKYKQRQG from the coding sequence ATGAAAGTAAGAGCATCTTTAAAGAAGCGTACACCTGAGTGCAAGATAGTAAGAAGAAAGGGTCGCTTATACGTAATTAACAAGAAAAATCCTAAGTATAAACAACGTCAAGGATAA
- the infA gene encoding translation initiation factor IF-1, translating into MAKQSAIEKDGVIVEALSNAMFRVELENGHEITAHISGKMRMHYIKILPGDKVRVEMSPYDLSKGRIAFRYK; encoded by the coding sequence ATGGCTAAACAATCAGCAATAGAGAAAGATGGAGTAATTGTAGAAGCATTGTCAAACGCGATGTTTCGTGTAGAATTGGAGAACGGACATGAAATTACCGCTCATATCTCAGGAAAGATGCGTATGCATTACATTAAGATCCTTCCGGGGGATAAGGTAAGAGTAGAAATGTCTCCGTATGATCTATCGAAAGGTAGAATTGCTTTTAGATACAAATAA
- the rplO gene encoding 50S ribosomal protein L15: protein MNLSNLKPAEGSTKTRKRIGRGPGSGLGGTSTRGHKGAKSRSGYKNKIGFEGGQMPIQRRLPKFGFKNINRVEYKAINIDTLQQMAEAKQLTKIGINELMEAGFISSSQVVKILGNGSLTAKLEVEAHAFSKSAEAAIQAAGGTVVKL from the coding sequence ATGAATTTATCAAATTTAAAACCGGCTGAAGGATCTACCAAGACCAGAAAAAGAATCGGACGTGGTCCGGGTTCAGGATTAGGCGGAACTTCAACAAGAGGTCATAAAGGTGCCAAGTCTAGATCTGGCTACAAGAACAAGATTGGTTTCGAAGGTGGTCAGATGCCTATTCAAAGACGTTTGCCTAAATTCGGTTTCAAGAATATTAACCGTGTAGAATATAAAGCTATTAATATCGATACTTTGCAACAAATGGCAGAGGCTAAGCAATTGACTAAGATTGGTATTAATGAATTGATGGAGGCTGGTTTCATCTCTTCTTCTCAAGTGGTTAAAATTCTTGGTAACGGTAGCTTGACCGCTAAGTTAGAGGTTGAGGCTCACGCTTTCTCTAAGAGCGCAGAGGCAGCTATCCAAGCCGCAGGTGGAACAGTCGTTAAACTCTAA
- the eno gene encoding phosphopyruvate hydratase yields MEIVKVVGREILDSRGNPTVEVDVHLASGAFGRAAVPSGASTGENEAIELRDGDKNRYGGKGVLRAVDNVNKVIAPAILGMSALNQREIDHKLLDLDGTKTKSNLGANAMLGVSLAVAKAAANYLDLPLYRYIGGTNTYVLPVPMMNIINGGSHSDAPIAFQEFMIRPVGAKSFREGLRMGAEVFHALKKVLHDRGLSTAVGDEGGFAPALDGTEDALNSIMAAIKAAGYEPGKDVTIAMDCAASEFYHDGVYDYTKFEGEKGAKRNAQQQVAYLSELVNKYPIDSIEDGMDENDWAGWQMLTSTLGGKCQLVGDDLFVTNVEFLKKGIEKGCANSILIKVNQIGTLSETLDAIEMAHRNGYTSVTSHRSGETEDATIADIAVATNSGQIKTGSLSRSDRMAKYNQLLRIEEELGSLAVYGYKTYKK; encoded by the coding sequence ATGGAAATTGTAAAAGTAGTAGGTAGAGAGATCCTTGATTCACGTGGTAACCCGACAGTAGAAGTAGACGTACATTTGGCTTCCGGCGCATTCGGTCGTGCGGCTGTACCTTCTGGCGCCTCTACCGGTGAGAACGAGGCTATCGAGTTACGCGATGGCGATAAGAATCGCTACGGTGGCAAAGGCGTTCTCCGTGCCGTGGATAATGTAAATAAGGTAATCGCTCCCGCCATTTTAGGAATGAGCGCCTTGAATCAAAGAGAGATAGACCATAAGTTGCTGGATTTGGATGGTACAAAGACAAAATCAAATCTAGGAGCTAACGCTATGTTAGGTGTATCGCTTGCCGTAGCGAAGGCAGCGGCTAATTATCTGGATCTGCCTTTATATCGTTATATCGGTGGAACAAATACCTACGTGTTGCCGGTTCCTATGATGAACATTATCAATGGAGGTTCTCACTCCGACGCTCCGATCGCTTTTCAGGAATTCATGATTCGTCCGGTAGGTGCGAAGAGTTTCCGTGAGGGGCTTCGTATGGGCGCAGAGGTTTTCCATGCGTTGAAGAAAGTATTGCACGATCGTGGCTTGAGCACGGCTGTAGGTGATGAGGGCGGTTTCGCTCCGGCATTGGATGGTACGGAAGATGCCTTGAATTCTATTATGGCCGCTATCAAAGCCGCTGGATATGAGCCGGGCAAGGATGTGACGATAGCCATGGATTGCGCTGCTTCCGAGTTTTATCACGATGGTGTGTATGATTATACGAAATTCGAGGGTGAGAAAGGCGCTAAGCGTAACGCCCAGCAACAAGTCGCTTATCTGAGTGAGTTGGTGAACAAATACCCGATTGATTCTATCGAGGATGGTATGGACGAGAATGACTGGGCCGGTTGGCAAATGCTAACCTCCACGCTAGGCGGAAAATGCCAGTTGGTAGGTGATGACCTATTCGTTACAAACGTAGAGTTCTTGAAGAAAGGTATCGAGAAGGGTTGCGCAAACTCCATCTTGATCAAGGTAAACCAGATCGGTACATTGAGCGAGACATTAGACGCTATCGAGATGGCCCACCGTAATGGCTATACATCCGTGACTTCCCACCGTTCCGGTGAGACAGAGGACGCTACGATCGCCGATATCGCCGTAGCTACCAACAGCGGACAGATCAAGACCGGCTCATTGAGCCGTTCCGATCGTATGGCGAAATACAACCAGTTGCTTCGTATCGAAGAGGAATTGGGTTCCTTAGCTGTTTATGGTTATAAGACTTATAAGAAGTAA
- the rplQ gene encoding 50S ribosomal protein L17: protein MRHNKKFNHLGRTNTHRDAMLSNMACSLIKHKRIFTTTAKAKALRKYVEPLITKSKEDTTHSRRVVFSNLQDKFAVTELFKEIAQKIGDRPGGYTRIIKTGNRLGDNAAMCFIELVDYNENMLKDTAAKKAPKTRRSRKKATASVAEAPTAEAASEEKAAE from the coding sequence ATGAGACATAATAAGAAATTCAATCATTTAGGTCGTACAAATACTCACCGTGACGCAATGCTTTCGAATATGGCTTGTTCTTTGATCAAGCATAAGAGAATCTTTACTACGACAGCAAAGGCAAAAGCGCTACGTAAGTATGTAGAACCACTTATCACGAAGTCTAAGGAGGATACAACTCACTCTAGACGTGTGGTATTTAGCAATTTGCAAGACAAATTTGCTGTAACAGAGTTGTTCAAGGAAATTGCTCAGAAGATCGGTGATCGTCCGGGTGGTTATACCAGAATTATCAAGACTGGTAACCGTTTAGGTGACAACGCAGCTATGTGCTTTATTGAGTTAGTAGACTATAACGAAAATATGTTGAAGGATACAGCCGCTAAGAAAGCTCCTAAAACAAGACGTTCTCGTAAAAAAGCAACAGCATCGGTTGCAGAAGCTCCTACAGCTGAAGCAGCTAGCGAGGAAAAAGCAGCTGAATAA
- a CDS encoding Kelch repeat-containing protein, producing the protein MIHKRILVFLIAFLPVIISACSDDDDDDLIGKWYRVSDMDGLARNYASSFTIGNKGYLICGNDGKNRLSDCWEYDMERDTWTQKADFPGTARNSAVAMAVDEKGYLGTGYDGTNYLNDFWEFNPTTNTWAQKADFPGSGRYGAVAFGVNGKAYIGCGYDGNYLKDFYAFNPVANSWTQTISIGGTKRQGATSFVINGIAYVCCGQNNGEYVDDFWKFDPSTESWTQLRDISDSSDEDYDDDYTITRTNGVAFVIDGAAYLTCGESGSLRSDTWKYYPATDLWENVAKFKGTARTATASFSSGEKGFVVSGKSGTTQFDDIWEFHPNEYDDDEY; encoded by the coding sequence ATGATACACAAAAGGATTCTTGTATTCTTGATCGCTTTTCTTCCTGTCATCATCAGCGCTTGCAGTGATGACGATGACGATGATTTGATCGGTAAGTGGTACCGTGTCTCTGACATGGACGGATTGGCGCGAAATTACGCCTCCTCTTTCACGATCGGTAACAAAGGATATCTGATTTGCGGAAACGACGGAAAAAATCGTTTATCGGATTGTTGGGAATATGATATGGAACGAGATACTTGGACGCAAAAGGCGGACTTTCCCGGAACCGCCCGCAATTCGGCCGTAGCTATGGCGGTAGATGAAAAGGGATATCTGGGAACCGGATACGACGGTACCAATTACTTGAACGACTTCTGGGAATTTAACCCGACCACCAATACGTGGGCACAGAAAGCGGATTTCCCCGGCTCGGGCCGATATGGAGCTGTGGCCTTCGGGGTAAACGGTAAAGCGTATATCGGATGCGGATACGACGGGAATTACCTAAAAGACTTTTATGCCTTTAATCCGGTGGCAAATAGCTGGACGCAAACGATCAGTATCGGCGGGACAAAGCGTCAGGGCGCTACCAGCTTCGTGATAAATGGAATCGCTTATGTATGTTGCGGACAAAATAACGGCGAATATGTAGACGATTTCTGGAAATTCGATCCCAGCACGGAATCATGGACCCAACTTAGGGATATATCGGATTCCTCGGACGAGGATTATGACGATGATTATACGATCACACGTACGAACGGGGTTGCTTTCGTGATTGATGGAGCCGCTTATCTGACTTGCGGTGAGAGCGGAAGCCTACGTAGCGACACTTGGAAATATTATCCGGCCACCGATCTATGGGAAAACGTGGCTAAATTCAAGGGAACTGCCCGTACGGCGACAGCATCTTTCTCCTCTGGCGAGAAAGGATTCGTAGTATCCGGCAAAAGTGGTACCACTCAATTTGATGATATTTGGGAATTTCACCCGAATGAATATGACGATGATGAATACTAA
- the rplF gene encoding 50S ribosomal protein L6, whose amino-acid sequence MSRIGKLPIHVPAGVTVTIKDNVVTVKGPKGELVQEVNPDINVTLEDGVIHLTRPTDDKNHRALHGLYRSLINNMVVGCSEGYKKELELVGVGYRVSNTGQLLDLSLGYTHNIYLQLPKEVKVETKSERNKNPLIILESADKQLLGQICAKIRSFRMPEPYKGKGIKFVGEEIRRKSGKSAGK is encoded by the coding sequence ATGTCAAGAATAGGAAAATTACCAATTCATGTACCGGCTGGTGTTACAGTTACAATTAAGGATAATGTAGTAACAGTTAAAGGCCCTAAAGGTGAACTTGTACAGGAAGTGAATCCTGATATTAACGTTACTTTGGAAGACGGAGTTATCCATTTAACAAGACCTACTGATGATAAGAATCATCGTGCGTTACACGGTTTGTATCGTTCTTTGATCAACAACATGGTTGTTGGCTGCTCAGAGGGATATAAGAAGGAGCTTGAGTTAGTAGGTGTTGGTTACCGTGTTTCAAATACAGGTCAGTTATTGGATCTTTCTTTAGGTTATACTCACAATATCTATTTGCAGTTGCCGAAGGAAGTGAAAGTTGAGACGAAGTCTGAGAGAAATAAGAACCCTCTTATTATCCTTGAATCGGCTGACAAACAATTATTAGGTCAGATTTGTGCGAAGATCCGTTCATTCAGAATGCCTGAACCGTATAAAGGTAAGGGTATTAAGTTCGTAGGTGAAGAGATTCGCAGAAAGTCTGGTAAGTCAGCAGGTAAGTAA
- a CDS encoding DUF4907 domain-containing protein — protein sequence MMNTKKGRAWFVPGLVVLPVLLFYLSFFRGEEMGSSPGRQLELQTFQSGDGWGYQIRMNGKVLIYQPTIPSIDTVTAFPNEESARNIGTLVLNRLTENKDFSVSRDEIQHSLSYLGQ from the coding sequence ATGATGAATACTAAGAAAGGACGGGCTTGGTTCGTACCGGGCCTAGTGGTACTGCCGGTATTACTGTTTTATTTATCTTTTTTCCGGGGTGAAGAAATGGGGTCTTCTCCCGGGCGGCAACTGGAGTTGCAAACGTTTCAATCGGGGGATGGCTGGGGGTACCAGATTAGGATGAACGGAAAGGTGTTGATTTACCAACCCACCATTCCCTCTATTGATACGGTAACCGCTTTCCCGAATGAGGAAAGCGCAAGAAATATAGGCACACTCGTATTAAATAGACTGACTGAGAACAAGGATTTCTCAGTTTCAAGAGATGAGATACAACATTCACTCTCTTATTTAGGGCAATAG
- the rpsH gene encoding 30S ribosomal protein S8 has protein sequence MTDPIADYLTRLRNAIKAKHRVVEVPASNLKKEITKILFDKGYILNFKFVEDGPQGTIKIALKYDLVNKVNAIKKLERVSTPGLRKYTGYKEMPRVLNGLGIAVLSTSKGVMTDKEARDLKIGGEVLCYVY, from the coding sequence ATGACAGATCCTATTGCAGATTATTTGACAAGATTGCGTAACGCAATCAAAGCGAAGCACAGAGTTGTTGAGGTGCCGGCGTCAAATTTAAAGAAAGAGATCACTAAGATCCTTTTCGACAAGGGCTACATTCTTAATTTTAAGTTTGTAGAGGATGGTCCTCAAGGTACGATCAAGATCGCCTTGAAGTATGACCTAGTAAACAAAGTTAATGCGATTAAGAAACTTGAGAGAGTTTCTACGCCCGGTTTGCGTAAGTACACTGGTTACAAAGAAATGCCGAGAGTATTGAATGGTTTAGGTATTGCTGTTCTTTCTACTTCTAAAGGTGTGATGACTGACAAAGAGGCCCGCGATCTGAAGATCGGTGGCGAGGTATTATGTTACGTTTATTAA
- the rpsN gene encoding 30S ribosomal protein S14: MAKESMKAREVKRAKLVAKYAAKRAQLKAEGNYEALQALPKNASPVRLHNRCKITGRPKGYVRQFGISRIQLREMASNGLIPGVKKASW; this comes from the coding sequence ATGGCTAAGGAATCAATGAAGGCCCGTGAGGTTAAAAGAGCAAAGCTTGTTGCTAAGTATGCCGCTAAAAGAGCTCAGCTTAAGGCAGAAGGTAACTATGAGGCTTTGCAGGCTTTACCTAAAAATGCTTCTCCTGTACGTTTGCACAACCGTTGCAAGATTACAGGACGTCCGAAAGGGTATGTACGCCAGTTCGGTATTTCTCGTATCCAATTGCGTGAAATGGCATCTAATGGTTTAATCCCGGGTGTAAAGAAAGCAAGTTGGTAA
- the secY gene encoding preprotein translocase subunit SecY, with product MRAVETIKNIWKIEDLRNRILTTLLLVAIYRFGTYVVLPGIDPKALTALQEQTRGGLLALLDMFSGGAFSNASIFALGIMPYISASIVMQLLAIAVPSFQKLQREGESGRRKINQWTRYLTIAILLFQGPTYLVNLSVQLKAAGAALPGGIWFTISSTIILAAGSMFILWLGERITDKGVGNGISFIILVGIIARLPHSLFQEFVSRTSEKTGGLVMFLFEMLFLLLVIAGAILLVQGTRKVPVQYAKRIIGNKQYGGARQYIPLKVNAANVMPIIFAQAIMFIPISIVGFSSTGEQSGFWAAFMDNTGFWYNFVFAVLIILFTYFYTAITINPTQMSDDLKRNNGFIPGVKPGKNTKDYLDTIMDRITLPGAFFLALVAIMPAFARIAGVSMEFSQFFGGTSLLILVGVVLDTLQQVESHLLMRHYDGLLKSGRIKGRTGSVAAY from the coding sequence ATGAGAGCTGTTGAAACAATCAAGAATATCTGGAAGATTGAGGATCTGAGAAATCGGATCCTCACCACTCTTTTATTGGTGGCTATATACCGTTTTGGTACGTATGTAGTGCTTCCGGGTATCGATCCCAAAGCGTTAACCGCTTTACAGGAGCAGACAAGAGGCGGATTGCTTGCACTGTTGGATATGTTCTCAGGTGGAGCCTTTTCTAACGCATCTATTTTTGCGTTGGGAATCATGCCATATATCTCCGCTTCAATTGTTATGCAGTTGTTAGCCATCGCAGTTCCTTCTTTCCAAAAATTGCAGAGAGAGGGTGAGAGTGGCCGTAGAAAAATCAATCAGTGGACTCGTTACTTGACGATAGCGATCTTGTTATTCCAAGGTCCTACTTACTTGGTGAATTTAAGCGTTCAGCTTAAGGCTGCCGGCGCTGCTTTACCGGGTGGTATTTGGTTCACGATCTCATCTACGATCATCTTGGCTGCGGGAAGTATGTTTATCTTATGGCTAGGTGAAAGAATTACAGATAAAGGTGTTGGAAATGGTATTTCATTTATCATTTTAGTTGGTATTATAGCCCGTCTGCCGCACTCTTTGTTCCAAGAATTCGTTTCTAGAACAAGTGAGAAAACCGGTGGTCTGGTTATGTTCTTATTTGAGATGTTGTTCCTTTTGCTTGTTATCGCTGGTGCGATCTTATTGGTACAAGGTACTCGTAAGGTCCCCGTGCAATATGCGAAAAGAATTATCGGTAATAAACAATATGGTGGCGCGCGTCAGTATATCCCTCTGAAGGTGAATGCCGCTAACGTAATGCCTATCATCTTCGCTCAGGCGATCATGTTTATTCCTATCTCAATTGTAGGTTTCTCTAGTACGGGAGAGCAGAGCGGTTTTTGGGCTGCTTTCATGGATAATACGGGATTTTGGTACAACTTCGTGTTTGCGGTGTTGATTATCCTGTTTACGTATTTCTATACGGCTATTACGATCAATCCGACCCAGATGTCAGATGATTTGAAGAGAAACAATGGTTTTATTCCGGGTGTGAAACCGGGTAAGAATACCAAAGACTATCTGGATACCATTATGGACCGTATTACTTTGCCGGGTGCTTTTTTCCTTGCGTTGGTTGCTATCATGCCCGCTTTCGCTAGAATTGCCGGTGTAAGTATGGAGTTCTCCCAATTCTTTGGTGGTACATCTTTGTTGATTTTGGTTGGTGTGGTGTTGGATACATTGCAGCAAGTTGAAAGTCATTTGCTAATGCGTCATTATGACGGTTTGTTGAAGTCAGGAAGAATTAAAGGCCGTACAGGCTCTGTTGCCGCTTATTAA
- a CDS encoding DNA-directed RNA polymerase subunit alpha — MAILAFQKPDKVLMLEADNFFGKFEFRPLEPGYGITIGNALRRILLSSLEGFAITSIKIDGVDHEFGTIPGVIEDVTNIILNLKQVRFKHIVDDIENEKVSITVSGSEVFKAGDIGKQLTGFEILNPDLVICRLDPTASFQIELTINKGRGYVPADENRDPNADIHVIAIDSIFTPIRNVKYSIENFRVEQKTDYEKLVLEIATDGSIHPKEALKEAAKILIHHFMLFSDEKIAIETADTEGNEEFDEEVLHMRQLLKSKLADMDLSVRALNCLKAADVETLGELVKFNKNDLLKFRNFGKKSLTELDELLESLNLSFGMDITKYKLDKE; from the coding sequence ATGGCGATATTAGCATTTCAAAAACCCGATAAAGTATTAATGTTGGAAGCGGACAATTTCTTCGGAAAGTTTGAATTTCGTCCGTTGGAACCCGGCTATGGTATTACAATAGGTAATGCTTTACGTCGTATTCTCCTGTCGTCACTTGAAGGTTTTGCTATTACATCCATTAAGATCGACGGGGTTGACCATGAATTTGGTACAATCCCGGGTGTTATCGAGGATGTGACAAACATTATCTTGAATCTGAAGCAAGTTCGTTTCAAGCATATCGTAGACGACATCGAGAATGAAAAAGTGAGTATTACTGTTTCGGGTTCGGAAGTGTTCAAAGCCGGTGATATTGGTAAGCAACTGACTGGATTCGAGATATTGAATCCTGATTTGGTTATTTGCCGCTTGGATCCGACCGCAAGTTTCCAGATTGAATTGACTATTAATAAAGGTCGCGGTTATGTACCCGCAGATGAGAACAGAGACCCGAACGCAGATATACATGTGATCGCTATCGACTCTATCTTCACTCCGATACGTAACGTAAAATATTCAATCGAGAACTTCCGTGTTGAACAGAAGACGGACTACGAGAAGTTGGTTCTTGAAATAGCCACAGATGGTTCTATTCATCCGAAGGAAGCGTTGAAGGAAGCAGCGAAGATTCTGATTCATCATTTCATGTTGTTCTCAGATGAAAAGATTGCGATCGAGACAGCGGATACTGAAGGCAATGAAGAGTTCGATGAAGAAGTACTTCATATGCGTCAGTTGCTTAAGAGCAAGCTGGCTGATATGGACCTTTCCGTTCGTGCATTGAATTGCTTAAAGGCCGCAGATGTTGAAACACTAGGTGAGTTGGTTAAGTTCAATAAGAATGATTTGTTGAAATTCCGTAACTTCGGTAAAAAGTCGCTCACTGAACTTGATGAACTGCTTGAGAGCTTGAACCTTTCATTCGGTATGGATATCACAAAATATAAATTAGATAAAGAGTAA
- the rpmD gene encoding 50S ribosomal protein L30: MATIKVKQVKSRIKCPKDQKRTLDALGLRKMNQIVEHEANPAILGMVEKVKHLVSVEK, translated from the coding sequence ATGGCGACTATTAAAGTAAAGCAAGTTAAAAGTAGAATTAAATGCCCGAAAGACCAAAAGAGAACGCTTGACGCACTAGGGCTGAGAAAGATGAACCAGATTGTAGAGCATGAAGCTAATCCGGCGATCTTAGGTATGGTTGAGAAAGTGAAACATTTGGTTTCTGTAGAAAAGTAA
- the rpsE gene encoding 30S ribosomal protein S5, whose translation MKMANNRVKSTNDLELKDRLVAINRVTKVTKGGRTFSFAAIVVVGNEDGIVGWGLGKAGEVTTAIAKGVEAAKKNLIKVPVHKGTIPHEQLAKFGGAQVLIRPASHGTGVKAGGAMRAVLESVGITDVLAKSKGSSNPHNLVKATIAALGELRSPFDVAQNRGVAVEKVFRG comes from the coding sequence ATGAAGATGGCAAATAATAGAGTTAAATCGACCAACGACTTAGAGTTGAAGGACAGACTGGTTGCAATCAACCGTGTAACTAAGGTTACAAAAGGTGGACGTACATTCAGTTTTGCTGCTATCGTTGTAGTAGGAAACGAGGATGGTATCGTTGGCTGGGGATTAGGTAAAGCCGGTGAGGTAACGACAGCTATCGCTAAAGGTGTAGAAGCTGCTAAGAAGAACTTGATCAAGGTTCCGGTACACAAAGGTACGATCCCTCACGAACAATTAGCTAAATTCGGTGGTGCTCAAGTGCTGATTAGACCGGCATCTCACGGTACCGGTGTTAAGGCTGGTGGTGCTATGCGTGCCGTATTGGAGAGCGTAGGTATTACAGACGTTTTGGCAAAATCTAAAGGTTCTTCCAACCCTCATAACTTGGTGAAAGCTACTATCGCTGCGCTAGGTGAGTTGAGAAGCCCGTTCGATGTTGCTCAGAACAGAGGTGTTGCTGTTGAAAAAGTATTTAGAGGTTAA
- the map gene encoding type I methionyl aminopeptidase produces the protein MIYLKTDEEIELMREANQLVGKTLGEVAKHIVPGVSTLQLDKIAEEFIRDNGAVPAFLGYGGFPNSICASVNDQVVHGIPSSKMILKEGDVISVDCGTILNGFVGDSAYTFCVGEVAPEVKKLLKATKDSLYLGIQCAVEGHRLGDISNAIQTYCESQGYSVVRELVGHGIGRKMHEEPEVPNYGRRGCGPLLRNGMCICIEPMINMGSKNVAFEKDGWTVRTKDRKPSAHFEHCIAIRPDGPQILSSFKFLEEVLGENAI, from the coding sequence ATGATCTATTTAAAGACAGATGAAGAGATTGAGTTGATGCGTGAGGCTAATCAACTGGTAGGTAAGACACTTGGCGAGGTAGCTAAGCATATTGTCCCCGGAGTCTCCACACTTCAACTTGATAAGATTGCGGAAGAGTTCATTAGAGATAATGGTGCTGTTCCGGCTTTTTTGGGATATGGTGGTTTCCCTAATTCAATATGTGCCTCAGTGAATGATCAGGTGGTGCATGGTATTCCTTCTTCTAAGATGATCTTGAAAGAGGGTGACGTGATCTCTGTGGATTGTGGGACGATATTGAATGGTTTTGTCGGTGACTCCGCTTACACTTTCTGTGTAGGTGAGGTTGCGCCGGAAGTGAAGAAATTGTTGAAAGCGACGAAGGATTCACTTTATTTAGGTATCCAATGTGCTGTTGAAGGTCACCGTTTGGGTGATATCAGTAATGCGATTCAGACTTATTGCGAGTCTCAAGGTTACTCTGTCGTAAGAGAGCTGGTGGGACATGGTATAGGTCGGAAAATGCATGAGGAACCGGAAGTGCCTAATTATGGCAGACGTGGATGCGGACCGTTATTGCGTAACGGAATGTGTATCTGCATCGAGCCGATGATCAACATGGGAAGCAAGAACGTTGCATTTGAGAAAGACGGATGGACGGTTCGCACAAAGGACAGAAAGCCTTCTGCTCATTTCGAGCATTGTATCGCTATACGTCCGGATGGTCCCCAGATCTTATCTTCATTTAAGTTTTTAGAGGAAGTTCTAGGAGAAAACGCAATTTAA
- the rplR gene encoding 50S ribosomal protein L18: MTTKLERRLKIKAGVRGKISGTTERPRLTVFRSNKQIYAQVIDDTTGKTLAAASSLKLDVKAPKKEIAAKVGELIAKGAQEAGVQTVVFDRNGYLYHGRIKELADAARNGGLKF, from the coding sequence ATGACAACGAAGCTAGAAAGAAGATTAAAAATAAAAGCAGGCGTACGCGGCAAAATCTCAGGAACTACTGAGCGTCCGCGCCTGACTGTGTTTAGAAGCAACAAGCAAATCTACGCACAGGTGATAGATGATACTACAGGCAAGACTTTAGCCGCTGCTTCATCTTTGAAATTAGATGTTAAGGCTCCGAAAAAGGAGATCGCTGCTAAGGTTGGTGAATTAATCGCTAAAGGCGCTCAGGAAGCTGGCGTTCAGACAGTGGTTTTCGACCGTAATGGTTACCTGTATCACGGGAGAATTAAAGAATTAGCAGATGCTGCACGTAACGGCGGCCTTAAATTTTAA
- the rpsK gene encoding 30S ribosomal protein S11, with translation MAKKTVAAKKRNVKVDAYGQAHIHSSFNNIIVSLANSEGQVISWSSAGKMGFRSSKKNTPYAAQMAAQDCAKVAYDLGLRKVKVFVKGPGNGRESAIRTIHGAGIEVTEIVDVTPLPHNGCRPPKKRRV, from the coding sequence ATGGCAAAGAAAACAGTCGCAGCAAAGAAGAGAAACGTAAAAGTTGACGCTTACGGTCAAGCTCATATTCATTCTTCTTTTAACAACATTATTGTGTCTTTAGCGAATAGCGAAGGACAAGTAATCAGCTGGTCTTCCGCTGGTAAGATGGGATTCAGAAGCTCTAAGAAGAATACTCCTTATGCAGCTCAGATGGCAGCACAGGATTGCGCTAAAGTAGCTTATGATCTTGGTTTAAGAAAGGTGAAAGTATTCGTTAAGGGTCCGGGTAACGGTCGTGAGTCCGCTATCAGAACGATCCATGGCGCAGGTATCGAGGTAACAGAAATCGTTGATGTTACACCGCTTCCTCATAACGGGTGTCGTCCTCCGAAAAAGAGAAGAGTATAA